TACGCTGCCGATTCTGTTTATTTATCCGTTTTTGCAGAAGTATTTCGTGAAGGGCGTCATGATCGGCGCAATCAAGGAATAGACCGGAGCCGCACCAGCACTGCATCCACATCATGAACAAGGAGGAGGAGCGCCTTGAAAAAGAAAAGCATCCTGCTGTCCTGGAGCCTCTCTTATCTGGTCATCCTGCTCATCCCCGTGGCCATCGGGGCGGCTGTATTTGCGGAAGCCCGCAATCTGCTGAAGGAAGAGGTGAACCGCTCCAACATGGTGCTGCTGTCCCAGGTGCAGGAGACGATCGACAGCCAGATCCGGGATATCAGCAGCATCAGCAGCCAGCTTATGGCCGATTCCCAGCTCAGCAGCTTCATTAACCATGCGTCCGAGCAGGATGCCAGATGGCGGCTGATGGGGCTGGAGCTGATTAAGAACCTCAAATCGATCCGCATCGGGAACGGGCTCATCCGCGAGCTGTACATCTATGTGAAGTCTTCCGATGTGGCGCTGTCCTCCTCTTCGCTGATGTCCAAGAAGCTGCTGTATGAGATTTATTATGAGGGCACCGGGGTAAGCGGGCCGGAGTGGACTAAGCTGATGGAGGAGTCAGACCAGAGCGCCTTCCGCAAAATGAAAGTCCTCAGCGAGGACCTCCGCATAGAGGAGACCTTGGTCTACCTTCAGCCTTATCCGGTTCAGGTGTCGCCGGGCAGCCCGGCTACCTTTGTGGTCATGCTGGACCCGGAACGGTTCCAGCAGGCGATCAATAATGTGCGGCTGGAGCCGGAGAGTATAGTGTTCATTCTGGACCGTGACGGGCGTGCGCTTTTCTCCACAGGCACTGTTGAAACCCCTTACACGATCCAGCAATATTTGCAGCAGAACAAGGACGGCGGTAGACGGGCCGGCACGGCCGACTGGAACGGGGAATCGGTGACGGTCTCGCAGATCTCCTCCAATGTGGAGGAGTGGCAGTATGTCTCTATCGTTCCGACCCGGATCTATGCCAAGAAGCTGATGGTCATCCGCAGCATCACCTTCGCCGGTGTAGCTGCGGTGCTGGTGCTGGGCGGTGTGGCCGCCTGGTGGTTCACCCGGCGGAATTACCGGCCGCTCGGCCGGATTATGAATATTATCTCCGATAAGGTCAAGGGGAAGCTGGAGCAGCCGGATGATGAGTTCGGCATTCTGCAGACGGTGCTGACCCGGGCCTGGGAGGAGCAGGACCAGTTCGCCACGCGGCTCAAGGAGCAGCAGACGATGGTACGCAGCAGCTTCCTGACGAGGCTGCTCAAGGGACGGGTACAGCCGGGAGAAGGGCTGGCCGGGGAGATGGAGCGTGTAGGCCTTATTTTTGAGAGCGATTCCTTTGCGGTCTTGCTGGTGCACATAGAGAATTATGAGGGGCTGTTCCGCACAAGGGCCCCGGAGGACAAGGAGGAGAAGCGCCAGTTCGTGCATCTGATCCTGACCAATGTGCTGGAGGAGCTGCTGGGGCCAGCCGGTCCTGTATATTCCGCAGAGATGGATGGACGGATTGCGCTGCTGGTCAATCTCCGGGGAAATACGGCAGAGGCAGTGCCGGAGCTGATCCGGGCGACCGGAGAGGCGCAGCATTTCATCCAGTCCCGCTTCCTGATCTATTTCTCCGTTGGCGTCAGCAGTGTCCACACCTCTCTGGCAGACATCTCCGCCTGCTTCCGGGAGTCGGAGGAGGCGCTGGAATACCGGCTGATTCTCGGCATCGGCCAGATCATTGACCAGGACCGTATCCGCCAGCCCAAGGAGGAGCTGTATTATCCGCTCGATCTGGAGCGTCAACTGGTCAATTATATTGCCACAGGCAACTATGCCCGTTCTACCGAGGTGATGAATGAGATTCTGATGACCAATTTTGCCGGAGAGCCCTTGTCCGTAGAGCTGGCCCGCTGCCTGATGTTCGAGCTGATCGGGACCATGCTGAAGGCCACGGAGCAGATCAAGACGGATGACCAGAAGGAGCTGACCCGGCGCAATGAGCTGATCCGGCGGCTGTTTGCCTGTGAGACCTTCGAGGAGATGGAGACGGAGCTGCTGCAGATTCTGGAGACGGTCTGCCAGATGGTGCATGAACGCAAGCGTTCCCACAACACCGAGCTGAAGGAGCAGCTCCTGGAATTCATTCATGAGAATTACAACGATGTGAATCTGGGGCTGACCCATATTTCGGAGCGCTTCCGGTTCCATGCTACGTATGTCTCCAAGTATTTCAAGGAACAGACCGGCACCAACGTTATCGACTATATCAACCAGTACCGGATTGAAGAGGCTAAGCGGATATTACAGGCGGATGATTTGACGGTGCAGGAGGTCTCCGAGCGCGTGGGCTTCCTGAACAGCAATTCCTTCATCCGGGTGTTCAAGAAATATGAGGGGATCACTCCCGGCCAGTATAAACAGGCCAGCCGGCTGATCCAGCAGGATCATGTATAACAAGGAGGCTATTCTGATATGTGGAAGCAAGCGATTGAGGATGTACTTCAAGTAACGAAACGCAATATTTCAAGATTCGGGGACCGCTTCCCTCATGTGAGTGCCGGGGATGAGCACTATACATTGAATGATAATACGGAGTGGACGGCGGGCTTCTGGTCCGGCATCCTCTGGCTGTGCTCTGAGTACAGTGAAGATCCGGTCTACCGGGAACAGGCGTTAAGCACCGTGCGGAATTTCCGCCGCCGGATGGACCAGAAGATTATTTTCGATCATCATGATATCGGCTTCCTGTACTCTTTGTCTTCCAAGGCCCAGTGGATCATCGAACGGGACGAAGGCGCCCGGCAGCTTACGCTGGAGGCGGCGGACATGCTGATGAAGCGCTGGCGCGAAGGCCCCGGACTGATTCAGGCTTGGGGCCGGGAGGGCGATGCGGTCAACGGCGGACGGATCATTATCGACTGTCTGCTCAATCTGCCGCTATTGCTCTGGGCGCATGAGCAGACCGGCAATGAGGCCTACCGGCGGGTGGCCGAGCTGCATGCGCTTAAGTCCCGCCGCTTCCTGGTGCGTGGGGATGATTCCAGCTATCACACATTCTTCTTCGATCCGGTGACCGGAGACGCTATCCGCGGCGGCACACATCAGGGCTACAGGGACGGCTCGACCTGGACGCGCGGGCAAGCCTGGGGCATCTATGGCTTCGCCCTAATTAGCCGGTATCTGAAGAGCGCAGAGATGCTGGAGACGGCGAAGCGGCTGGGCCGTTACTTCGTGGCCCATCTGCCGGAGGATGGGGTCGCCTATTGGGATTTCGACGCTCCCGTTGAACCGGGAACGAAGCGCGACAGCTCGGCCTCAGCCATTGCTGCCTGCGGGCTGCTGGAGATCGCTTCACAGCTGGAGGCCGGTGACCCGGAGCGCCGCTTCTTCCAGGAGGCGGGGGAGGCGTCGGTGAGAGCGCTGGCGGAGCATTATTCGACACATGGCAGCGATCAGGCGGAGGGTCTGCTGGAGCATGGCGCGTACTCGGCCAGATCCGGGGATTCGCCGGATGATTACACCATCTGGGGCGATTATTATTATCTGGAGGCGCTGATGCGGCTGGAACGGGGGATTCCGGGGTATTGGTATGAGCGGTCCGTTCTATAGATCCCAGCTATGTGGGATGGCAGTTTCTGCGTGCAGCCGGGATAATGGAGCCATGAGCCGGAGCCGGCCATGGCTCCTGCTCATGACTGGAGGGGATAGAATGAACAACAATATAGCTAATGGGGCCAGCCCGTGGGAGCAGGCAGACGGCGATCAGTATGTACAGAATATCAGCCGCAAAATCCCCGGCTACGCGCTGCAATATGACCTGATGGATACGCTGCTGACCGCACGGCTTGGAGGGCGGGAGAAGCCGGAGCTGCTGGTCGTGGGAGCAGGCGGAGGCCAGGAGATACTGAAGCTGGGCCAGAGCCACCCGGACTGGAGCTTCAGCGGGCTGGACACCTCGCAGAGTATGCTCCAGGCTGCGAGGCAGCGGCTGGAGGCTGCGGGTCTGATGGGTCTGCTGGATAGAGTGCGGCTGCATCTTACGGAAATTAGTGCCTGGAGCTGTGCCAGAGCATATGATGCCGCAACCTGTATGCTGGTGCTGCATTTCGTGCAGGGGCGGGAGAACAAGCTGGCTCTGCTCCGCAGCATTGCCGCGCGGCTTCAGCCGGGTGCACCGCTCTGCCTGTCCGCCATCTGCGGGGAGCCGGGCTCACCAGCATGGGAGCTTCAGATGGCGGGCTGGCGGCTGCATATGCTCGGTAACGGCATCCCAGAGGATCAGTGGCAGACCTTTCCGCAGTCGTTCGGGATGACCTCCCATCCGCTTCCTGCCGCAGAGATGGAGCAGCTGCTGGAGGAGGCCGGGTTCACGGCCGTATCCCGCTTCTTCGGCGCTTATCTGATTGACGGCTGGGTGGCGGTGAAGGCGGAGGAACGATAGCATTGCACTTTGTACAATGGAATGCTGTAGAAGAGGCTTCGAAATAGGATCTATTGTATTCCGTACAATCGGATATTGAAAAAAGGCCCTTTTTCACCTCAAACACAACATTCTACTGTATGAATTACAATAGAATCGTATTTTACGGTCAGCAATGCGTTTTCTATTGCAGGAAATACAATCAGTTACTTGAATTGAAGGGTAGAGGTCAGCAACGGGCGCTGGGTCAGCCTAATATCAGCTCTATGTTCAAGCTCAGTCTTTAATTAGAGATAAGTGTATTCTGTGCAACTATAAACAGTGCACCCGAAGGTTTTCCTCGTCTAACGGTATTCTGTACAACTATATTTGCCTGGATGGGCGAAAATCCAGTTATAGAGGCATTTTACTTGTACGAAATACAGCTAAACCGAGATTCGGCGGCACATCCGGCGGTTTAGATGTACAGACTACAATTAAGCCTACCCCTTGCACCTTAATCCGGCACAGCAACCCTGCCCCGTCACCCCTTCACCGCCGAGCTGGCCACTCCTTCAATGATGTACTTTTGGCCGAGCAGGAAGACGAGAATCATCGGGATGATCCCGGCGGTTGCGGCGGCCATCATGCCGTTGTAATCGACATTGTTCTCCAGAATGAAGTTCTGCAGCCCGAGCGGAACGGTGAACAGGTCCTGGTCGATCAGGAAGACGAGCGCATTCTCATAATCGTTCCAGTGCCAGGAGAAATCGATAATCGCCAGCGTCGCCAGCGAGGGCTTGGCCATCGGCAGGATAATCCGCGAGAAGATGCGGAAATGGCCTGCGCCGTCGATGAAGGCGGCCTCCGAGATTTCGTAGGGCACGGAGAGGAAGAACTGCCGCATCATGAATACGCCGAAGATGGTGAACATGCCGGGCAGAATCAGTGCCCAGTGGGTGTTATAGATGCCGGCCCAGTCGAACATGATGAACTTGGGCACGAACAGCACCTGCGGAGGAACCATCATCATCGACAGATAGACCAGGAACATCGTGTTACGCCCCTTGAACTCAATTCTGGCAAACCCATAGGCCGCCAAGGCGGACAGGGAGACGGCGCCGATGGTGCTCAGCACAGCGACCTTAAGGGAATTCAGGTAATAGGGCACGAAGCTGCCCTGGCCGGACCACACCTTTACATGATGACTCCAGTTGAAGTGGTCTGGAATCCACTGGATCGGATAACGGAATACCTCGGATGGGGTTTTGAAGGAGGTGCTGATCATCCAGAGGAAGGGTACAATCATGACGATGCTGAAGAACAGCATGATCAGGGTAGCGGTGATTTTGGTAACGGCGGCTTTATTCATATTCTCAGCTCCTTAGTAGTGAACCCAGCGTTTCTGGCCCAGCCATTGAATCACGGTGAAGATCAGAATGATCAGGAACAGGGCCCAGGAGACCGCGGACGCATAGCCCATCTCGTAATAGCGGAAGGCATTCTGATAGATGAACAGGGATAATACGGTGGTGCTGTTCCCGGGGCCGCCCTGCGTAATCGCCTGGATGATGCCGAACTGCTTGATCGACATAATCAGCCCGGTAATCAGCAGCAGAAAAGTGGTGGGACTGACCAGCGGCCACAGGATGCTGCGGACCGTCTGCCAGGTGCGGGCACCGTCGATGGTAGCTGCCTCCAGCAGCTCGCCGGACACCTCCTGCAGGGCGGCGAGGTAGATAATCATGTTATAGCCGAGCATGAACCAGATCCAGATGATATCAATGGCATACATGGAGGTATCCATCGTGGACAGCCAGCCGGGAGGGTTAGCGATACCCATGGAGCGGAGAATGCCGTTGATCGGCCCGTTATTCGGGTGGAACAGCAGCATCCAGACGAAGGCCACGGCTACGCCGCTGGTAATGTAAGGCATGAAGTAGAGGGCACGCAGCAGCTTTTTGAGATAGACAGAACGGTTCAGAATGACAGCTACCAGAAATGCCAGCCCAATCGATATGGGAACGGAGACCAGGAACAGCAGCGTGTTCTTAATGGCAATATAGAAGACCTCATCCCCCAGCATCCGCCGGATATTCGCCAGCCCGATGAACTTGGTATTGGGACTCATAAACTTGTAATCTGTAAACATGAGATAGAACGAATACATAGCCGGTATAATAAAAAACAGCATCACGCCAATCATATTGGGCCCGATAAACAGATAGCCCAGCAGCTGCTGGCGTCTCATCCAGGTTGCCTTCACAATAGCCCCACTCCTTCAGGTCTTTTGAGTACATAACAAGCATAACAAGCACCCTTCCAGAGGATAAGGAACAAAACCACCCACTTCATGGCACAGAAATATACATTTACGCAAGCGGCGGCAGGCGCTCCGGTCTTAGTTATGTTCTATCCGTGTGCAGACCAAAAAGCAGCATTCCCGGAGGGAATGCTGCTGTAATAGGGTACAGACCGGCAGGCTATAAGCTCAAGCGATCCGGCTTCTCCCGGTGCTGATGCCTGTATTGGCTGGGTGTCTGTGCGGTCAGGCGCTTGAAAATCTTGATAAAGTAGTTGTCGCTTACGAAGCCGACCCGGTTGCCGATCTCATAGACCGGCAGGTTGGAGCCGGTCAGAAGCCGGATCGCCTGATCCACCCGTATACGGTGCAGATAGTGGATGAGGGTGTGGCCGGTTTTCTTTTTGAACAGGGTGCTGACATAATTCTCGGCCATCATGACATATTGGGACATCGACTTCACGGTAATATCCTCGGCGTAGTGTTCATGCAGATAGTGCAGGATCTTCTGGATCTCCGGGTGGCTGGTCAGCTCCTCATGGGCCGGCAGAGACGGGGGCGGGGGAACCTCCTGGTGCATATCCGGCCCTGCCTTGCGGTGCTTCTCCAGCTCGCCGCTGATCTTACGCAGCGTGTCCCGGAGTGAATTGACGCTCATCGACAGCTTCAGAATATAGTTGGACGCCCCGTATTCCATGGCCTGCCGCACATTCTCGAAGTCATTCATACAGGTCAGCATGACGAAGCGGGAATCATAGCCTTCCTCACGCGTTCTGCGCAGCAGCTCGACGCCATCCATCTCCGGCATGACAATATCCGTAATCACCAGATCGGGCGCATCCTCCCGGATCATCTCCAGTGCCTCAGCCCCGTTGCCTGCTTCTCCGCTGACCGTGAAGCCAAGCTCCTCCCAAGCGATAATCTCGCGAACACTCTCCCGTACGAATACCTCATCCTCCACCAGCAGTACCTTCCACATGTGTAATCCCTCCCGTAGTTATGCGCCTTAAGCCGGATGTTCGTTGCCGTATGGTGTGGACAGGAGCAGCGGCAGCGTCAAGCGGACCGTAACGCCTGCGCTGGTCGAGTGCACCTCAAGCTGTCCTTCCTCCCGGAAAAGCAGCCGCAGCCGCTCCTGAATATTACTCAGCCCGATGCCCGGACGCTTGCGCGGAGCCTTGGTGCCGCCGCTCTGCTCCATGCCTACGCCGTTGTCCCTGATCTCGACAATCAGCCGATGCTCCTCGCGGCGGACATTCAGCTCAATGAGGCCGTGGCCGGGCAGTCTGCTGATCCCGTGAATAATGGCGTTCTCCACCAGCGGCTGAAGGCTGAGCTTCGGCACCAGGGCATACAGAACGTCCTCGTCATACGTGAAGGTACAGTCGAATTTGTGGGCATAACGGACCTGCTGAATATGGACATAGGCCTCTACAAGCTCAATTTCATCCTTGAGATGGATCAGATCTTTATCGGTGTTCAGACTGGCCTCCAGCAGCTTGCCGAGCGACAGGGTCATGTTCGTAATATCCTCATTCTGCTCGCGGATGGCGATCCATTTGATCGTATTCAGCGTGTTGAGCAGGAAGTGGGGATTCGTCTGGGCCAGCAGCATCTGAAAATGCACCGCCTCCTTCTGCCGCTCCTCCGCCTTCAGCTTCTGGATCAGCAGGCTGGTGTCGTCAAGCATCGTATTGAAGG
This region of Paenibacillus sp. FSL K6-1096 genomic DNA includes:
- a CDS encoding glycoside hydrolase family 88 protein, with the translated sequence MWKQAIEDVLQVTKRNISRFGDRFPHVSAGDEHYTLNDNTEWTAGFWSGILWLCSEYSEDPVYREQALSTVRNFRRRMDQKIIFDHHDIGFLYSLSSKAQWIIERDEGARQLTLEAADMLMKRWREGPGLIQAWGREGDAVNGGRIIIDCLLNLPLLLWAHEQTGNEAYRRVAELHALKSRRFLVRGDDSSYHTFFFDPVTGDAIRGGTHQGYRDGSTWTRGQAWGIYGFALISRYLKSAEMLETAKRLGRYFVAHLPEDGVAYWDFDAPVEPGTKRDSSASAIAACGLLEIASQLEAGDPERRFFQEAGEASVRALAEHYSTHGSDQAEGLLEHGAYSARSGDSPDDYTIWGDYYYLEALMRLERGIPGYWYERSVL
- a CDS encoding carbohydrate ABC transporter permease, which codes for MNKAAVTKITATLIMLFFSIVMIVPFLWMISTSFKTPSEVFRYPIQWIPDHFNWSHHVKVWSGQGSFVPYYLNSLKVAVLSTIGAVSLSALAAYGFARIEFKGRNTMFLVYLSMMMVPPQVLFVPKFIMFDWAGIYNTHWALILPGMFTIFGVFMMRQFFLSVPYEISEAAFIDGAGHFRIFSRIILPMAKPSLATLAIIDFSWHWNDYENALVFLIDQDLFTVPLGLQNFILENNVDYNGMMAAATAGIIPMILVFLLGQKYIIEGVASSAVKG
- a CDS encoding helix-turn-helix domain-containing protein, which gives rise to MKKKSILLSWSLSYLVILLIPVAIGAAVFAEARNLLKEEVNRSNMVLLSQVQETIDSQIRDISSISSQLMADSQLSSFINHASEQDARWRLMGLELIKNLKSIRIGNGLIRELYIYVKSSDVALSSSSLMSKKLLYEIYYEGTGVSGPEWTKLMEESDQSAFRKMKVLSEDLRIEETLVYLQPYPVQVSPGSPATFVVMLDPERFQQAINNVRLEPESIVFILDRDGRALFSTGTVETPYTIQQYLQQNKDGGRRAGTADWNGESVTVSQISSNVEEWQYVSIVPTRIYAKKLMVIRSITFAGVAAVLVLGGVAAWWFTRRNYRPLGRIMNIISDKVKGKLEQPDDEFGILQTVLTRAWEEQDQFATRLKEQQTMVRSSFLTRLLKGRVQPGEGLAGEMERVGLIFESDSFAVLLVHIENYEGLFRTRAPEDKEEKRQFVHLILTNVLEELLGPAGPVYSAEMDGRIALLVNLRGNTAEAVPELIRATGEAQHFIQSRFLIYFSVGVSSVHTSLADISACFRESEEALEYRLILGIGQIIDQDRIRQPKEELYYPLDLERQLVNYIATGNYARSTEVMNEILMTNFAGEPLSVELARCLMFELIGTMLKATEQIKTDDQKELTRRNELIRRLFACETFEEMETELLQILETVCQMVHERKRSHNTELKEQLLEFIHENYNDVNLGLTHISERFRFHATYVSKYFKEQTGTNVIDYINQYRIEEAKRILQADDLTVQEVSERVGFLNSNSFIRVFKKYEGITPGQYKQASRLIQQDHV
- a CDS encoding methyltransferase codes for the protein MNNNIANGASPWEQADGDQYVQNISRKIPGYALQYDLMDTLLTARLGGREKPELLVVGAGGGQEILKLGQSHPDWSFSGLDTSQSMLQAARQRLEAAGLMGLLDRVRLHLTEISAWSCARAYDAATCMLVLHFVQGRENKLALLRSIAARLQPGAPLCLSAICGEPGSPAWELQMAGWRLHMLGNGIPEDQWQTFPQSFGMTSHPLPAAEMEQLLEEAGFTAVSRFFGAYLIDGWVAVKAEER
- a CDS encoding sugar ABC transporter permease; protein product: MKATWMRRQQLLGYLFIGPNMIGVMLFFIIPAMYSFYLMFTDYKFMSPNTKFIGLANIRRMLGDEVFYIAIKNTLLFLVSVPISIGLAFLVAVILNRSVYLKKLLRALYFMPYITSGVAVAFVWMLLFHPNNGPINGILRSMGIANPPGWLSTMDTSMYAIDIIWIWFMLGYNMIIYLAALQEVSGELLEAATIDGARTWQTVRSILWPLVSPTTFLLLITGLIMSIKQFGIIQAITQGGPGNSTTVLSLFIYQNAFRYYEMGYASAVSWALFLIILIFTVIQWLGQKRWVHY
- a CDS encoding response regulator, with the translated sequence MWKVLLVEDEVFVRESVREIIAWEELGFTVSGEAGNGAEALEMIREDAPDLVITDIVMPEMDGVELLRRTREEGYDSRFVMLTCMNDFENVRQAMEYGASNYILKLSMSVNSLRDTLRKISGELEKHRKAGPDMHQEVPPPPSLPAHEELTSHPEIQKILHYLHEHYAEDITVKSMSQYVMMAENYVSTLFKKKTGHTLIHYLHRIRVDQAIRLLTGSNLPVYEIGNRVGFVSDNYFIKIFKRLTAQTPSQYRHQHREKPDRLSL